GTTAGATCAGATCGAGAAACAGagaaataatgaaattgttgatacGAATTACATCTCAACGGCTATCAAGTCATTAGTATACTTGGGTATTGACATTCAGGACTTGAAAAAACCTAATTTAGTGGTATACATCAAACATTTTGAGCATAAATTCTTACAAAAAACTGCTGAATATTACAGCAAAGAAAGTGCTAAGTTTCTTTCACAACATAATGTAGTTGATTACATGAAGAAATGTGACACAAGATTGTCTGAAGAAGTTTCCAGATCTAATAACTATTTAGACAACCACACTAAAAAGTTTTTGTTGGAAACCCTTAATACTGTTTTAATCAAGGATCATGCTCAGGCGATGTATGATCAGTTTTTAAGGTTATTAGAACAAGATGAAATCGACCATATTCAGATTATGTATAAATTATTAGCTCGCGTTCCGTCAACATTACAACCATTAGCGGATACTTTAGAGAAATACATTAAAGATGAAGCCTCAAAGGcaatagaagaaattaaaaaccCGTCCGAAGATATAGAAGATCCATCCAAACAGTCTGCAGACGCAAAATCTTCAAAGAGAACTACTGCTGGTCTTGTTAGTCCAAAAGCTTATATTCATACATTAATCAGtatttatatcaaatttaatgatattgtTACCGTTGCTATTAATAAGGATCcaatattcattaaatctTTGGATAATGCATGCCGCTACTTTGTCAACAAAAATTCGATTGCCATTCCAACCCCTAAATCCAATTGTAAGACTCCTGATCTATTGGCTAGATATGCCGATGGATTCTTAAAAGCTACTAGTAGAGAGTCGGATATAATTGGCATGACCCCGGATAATTTGATgattatcttcaaattcattgatGATAAAGATGCATTTGAAGAACATTATCGTCGTTTATTGGCCAAGagattaattaataataacacTAAATCAGACgaattagaagaaagcATCATCCAgaaattacaagaagaaaattctTTAGAATATACATCCAAAATGACGAAGATGTTTCAAGATATGAAGTCTTCCGAAGATTTGAAAGTGAATGTAAGAGAAGAATTAGGCCAAACCGATAATCAGGTTAAGGATTTCACACCATTGATTTTAGCTCAAAGCATGTGGCCATTTAAGCATCTGGATGACTATAAATTAAAGCTCGCACCCGAATTAATGCcatcatttaataaagttCAAGAAATCTATAATAAGAAACACACTGGAAGACAGTTGCAGTGGTTATGGAATCATGGAAAGAGTGAGGTGAAGGCTAATTTATCACGTAAAGGAAAGCCTCCATTTCTTTTCACTGTCAGTAATGTCCaattaatgattcttttAGCATTCAACAAATCGAACACTTTCTCATTTAAAGAGTTATTCGATACTGTGGGTGTCGCTAAACATACTTTTGAAGCCCACTTATTACCGTTCACTAAATATAAGTTAATTGACCAAAGCCCACCAGGAGCTGAGCTCTTTAATAAGGATGACACCAAGTTCACAATTGTCGAGGAATACAAATCTAAAAAGTTGAGGGTCAATTTTGTGAGCTCAATTAAAACAGAGCAAAAACAAGAAGAGGAAAATactaataaagaaattgacgAATCAAGAAGGAATTATCTCTCTGCTTGTATCGTCAGAATAATGAAAGCCAGAAAGCAAATGAAGCATAATGAGTTAGTTAATGACGTAGCTACACAATCGTTATCGAGATTCCGTGCTAAGATCATTGACATTAAGAGAGTTATTGACTActtgattgaaaaagaatatttgCGCCGTATTGACAATGATACATACGAATATTTAGCTTAGTTTTATAGCATTGTGTACTTACGATTCTTATGCCTACAAGTCATAATTCTAACGATtgtaaaaaaaaaaattgagcCGCATTGTATACAAAAagttatcttcttctaacACTATATTAAAAAGATTGTTTAATTACGAAACGACATGTCTCTAGTAAAAAGGCAGAAGATAGATGATGGCGATCGTAGGGCATTAGTCCAATCGCGGCTGCTTGGAGCTAGAAATGGAGGAGGTATATTGTATAATGAAGCAGTAATCCTCGAGGGACACGAAGGATCAGTACTTTCTACAAGATTTAGCCATAATGGTGATTATATAGCATCTGGAGGATTAGATAAGAACATTCTATTATGGAAGTTACcatataatgaagaagaagaatctcCTAACTACGGAGAAATAAAGGGACATAAATCGGCTGTTACTTCTGTGAGATGGCTATATGACGATATAACATTAGCCAGTGCAAGTGCTGATACAACTGTTGGGTTTTGGGATGGTGAAACTGGAAAAAGAACCAAAAAATGTATAGGGCATGAGTTAGCAGTTAATGATATAAGTGTGTCAAAGGATTCACTTGCACTTAGTGCCAGTGATGATGGGTCAGCATGTTTGTGGGACCAAAGACAAAAGGAAGCAACGAATAAAGTGACGACCGAATATCCATTGTTGTCTTGcacattcaataatagaGGTAATACATTTTATATTGGAGGAATTGACCCTAAGATTCAGGCATATGACATGAGAGTGATGGATAAACCAATCTGGACTTGTGAAGGCCAAGTAGACTCTATAACATCAATAGCTATAAACAAAGATGATTCTATATTATTGTCTCGGTCTGTTAATGGTATATTGAGGACTTATAGTGCTCGAGAATTTGTTCCTGAAGGTATTCCTAGGATGAACCCATACATATATGATGGCGCTCCTTCAGGAAATGAATACCAATTAATAAGAGCATGCTTCAGCACGGACAATGTTTCGATAGCTTCAGGTTCGGAAGATAAAACAGTCACCATATGGGATTACAAATCACGAAAGATacttaataaaatttcaggTCATAGAGGTGCTACGCTTGATATTGCTTATCATCCGACAGAGCGTATTTTAGCATCTACTTCTACGGATGGCTCAATTATAGTTAGAGAGATATAGTCTGATTTGTATATTGTACAATAATGTAAATATAAAGTTTTAAAACCGTACCTTTTTACGATAGGGACCATCAACATGCGTCTGAACCTTATCGTAATTGGTTTTCATCTCCGTATCTTGTTCGTTCGAGTCGACAAATTTTCGAAGGAATTCGCTTTGTGCAAAATTTTTGTTAAGCTTTTGGTTTTTAATGTTACTTAAGAGTGCCaaattatcttcattaaaaaGGTAAGCGTTCCATTCCTTCAACAAATAAGAACCTGTTGTGTGTTTAAGTATATCCTTGTGTTTAAGTAAGGAATATTCCAGGTTCAAGTTTTCCACATCTCCAGTTATGGATGCATTAGAATTTATCGCTGGCGCAACAATTGTTGCaaattcttgttcattAGCCTCATGTTCTAAAAAATTATGCCTCAATATAAACTCTTGCATTCCGGTATCGTCTATAACATAtcttttttgtaatttatcAGTGTCCTCCCTTCCAAAATCTACTGACTCTTCATCGACTGATCTTCTtctatatatttcttcttccaatgTCCCTTTCAATACTAAAGTTTCCACATAAACGTCTTTTGTTTGCCCAATTCTGTGGGCTCTTTTTATTGCCTGAGCTTCAATTGACCTTTGCCATACAggattgataaaatataccCTGGTTGCTGAAATAATAGTTAAACCATGAGAAGCCAATCGCAAATCCATGATTAGAGTCACTCCTCCGGGAAAATTACTAAACTCTGCCAAATTATTGGTACGTTGAGATGGATTGATAAAAGTTGCgtatagaatatatttgataccCAATACTTCCAACAATTCTGTCAAGTAATAGGCACTATCTTCAAACTCAAAAAATACGAGTGattttatcttttcttGTTGATGCTCAAGCAATCGGCTTGCAAGGTACGAAAGTTTAGCAGAGGCAGTACCTAAAATTCGAGCAGCTTTAATAGACTGGTAATTCATATTGTGGTCGTCTAGCGATTGGtttgttttgatttcatctGTGAGTTTCAAGCCGTCACCATCTTGTCTGACTAATTTTTCCTTCGGACTTACATCTGTCGCTCTTCCATGAGGATTATTAGACTTCGGAGTTGACAATACAGGTGTTTGTGATTCATATCCTGGCGTGAAGTTTTTAACAATATTTGGAACATTAATAgcattttctatttcttctgcttTGACATTCGAGTTAAGGTCTTGATTATTATCTTGCTTGTTAAATCTTTCAGAATTTCGTTTCATATTGTCTTCCCAATAGGAAGACCAAAATGGTTTAGAGGACAACTCTAATTTAGACCGCAACGCTTCTTCATTGTTCATATCCATGAACCTATTCTTATAAAAGAACTCTTGGATAGCATTGAGATGAGGAGCTCCAAATACACTAATATCATCACGCTTTCCATTTTTATCTGCTACTTCTAAGACCCCTGTTCCAAAATTCTTAGTAAAAATGTCAGGCAAACCGGAGacataataattcatttcatGTAATAATGCAATAGTTCTCCACCTTGGATTATTTAATGCTATTTTAGAGGCTTCAATAGACTTTTTTAATAGGGAAATATCATAGTCGCTGTATACTGAGTTGCCGCTCgcctttcttttctttaagGACAAATTACAGATGTGAATTAAAGTTTCTATATCTTGTTGTTTAAACCCAGTCCAATGGAAAGTTGCCCTTTGTAAATTAGTGATTAATCTCCTAAGTTGCTGACGATTAGATGGATGAAACATATAATCAACATCCATTCTTTCGGAGGAAACAGCATTCACCGCTAACACTGCTgtgaataaattgattgcAATTTTGTTATGATAAGATGGGTTCAAAAACACTGGTTCGTGATGTAGTGAAGgcaattttaaattctgtTCTATGTCCTTTAAAGCATGTCTAACAACGATAGCATTTAGCAAATTCGATAAACTTACAGTCGAGCCATACGAGTTTAAAGATAAAggttttattattgtatttgaCCATGCCTTAGATTGAGAGTGAAAAGGTTCAATTTTAAGGAAATTACTTACTATAGTTCCcaatttaatcaaatccTCTCTTTCGTTAAACTTACTCTTAACAACATaatgattctttttcaattcatttccAGATTTTTTCTCCGATGTTTCAGTTTGTTCTTCATCCATGTGTAATCTTGTTAAACCAGAGGTAGGTGTACCTGTTACAGCCCAGCGTCTTTCAGAATGTAAACTTTTACAAAGCAAACTCGTCCTAGAATTCTTGGCCTGTACGCTATGTCCTTCGTCAATAATTAGGCGTTTCCAATATACCATATCTAACGGGTTgtcatatttatttggattTCCAAACTGCTTTGCAAGCAAGGAATGTGTTATAAGaatcaaatcaaattttaCCAAAGCTTTTGGATCATCAGGTAGTTCACTCACGAAAGTCGAGTTTTGGGAACACATTGGCTTCTTGAATTGGTTTGAAACAAATAgtttatcaagaaatgATGGATCAACAtgctttttcaattcattattccATTGATGAAAAAGGTTATCGggaattattattaaggTAGTATTACACAAATAAAGTGTTCGATAGATTCTTCCTTCTGGAGACAGATAATTATCTATAGACTTATGCCTGGTTGATGTCTTCCGAGTTCTCAAACTGTATGTAGAGTCATAGTCATGGTTTTCAAAAGGAATTCTAAAATAACCAGGAGAGCTTGATAATCGATTAACCACAGATGTTGGAATATCATCTATGTAATGTTTCCAAGGTAAAGAGTTTTGATTTATGCATTCCTTACATAAATCAACTAGCGTCTTCAAAGAATGAATTGGccttgaattatatttggcTGAAGCCTCTGTATTTATctcatcattatcatcttcgCTATACAATAAATACGACTGGGGAATTCCAGATATATCACATTTTGTCAAACATATGAGACTCAAACATATAAGCGTCTTTCCCAATCCCATATTCTCCGCTAAAATACCACCCTTAGGTAGAGAGTACAATTCTGGTTTGGAATAAAAGCTTTTGCTATCCATATCAAAGTAGTAGTGGATTCCTGAGCCAGGAGAcatgatttgaataaagtTCGGTACTAAAGCCTTTCTATCAATGGATTCCTTTTCAAGCATTATACATACAGACGTGACTTGAAATGGATATAGTTGAGAAACAACACCATTTATTGAATGTGTGCCATTCTTTGATTTACGTAGTAATTCGATAATAACGTCCTCCGGATTTGGTAACAAATTGGATTCTTTAAAATTGCTTTGTTTATTTTCGTATTCAGTCAAGTCTGGTgaaacaatattattataaatctGCAGAACTTTAGTACCAAATGACTCTTCCGTAACCTTCGAATGGCGTTTAGAATAGCCCACAAATGGTCTGTTCAGAGTCCATCGATCAATATGGAAATTAGTTTCTAAGTTGTTCCGGATCTCGTATGCCGTATCATGACTTGCAGGCATAGTAGGTATTAACAATACACCATTACTGATATACTTACTCAATGTATGGTTTGAAAAGATACAGTTCCAAcctttatttgaataatccaACACTTCAAGAAGTTTAAACCATATATCGCTGAATTTCCTTtctaaatttaaattctttggCTTCAGCAATCTCCATTCGGTTAAAAACCGAGCTCCTGGGATATCAGCCGGGATACAATATAGCCTGACCTTACATATGGTTGTATATGACGATGACTTTGGATATATTTGCAACTTTACAAATTTGAATGTAGCCATAACATATCTGAAATCGATAAGAAACTGGACATACTTAACTATGGGATGCACATGTTCTTTGCATATATAAACAAAGAAGTCAATATCCAACCAATTCCAGCCATAATTTTGCTCTTCACCTATCTTGCCATTTTGATTTCCATTATCAATTACCTTGATGCCGCCCAAATCTGAATGGTTGAATGGCAAGTCAATGAAGTTTAAAGTGCCAACCGGAattagatttttcaaatcattcGAAAGTTCTATAACTTTTTGATACAAAAACCGCTGTCTATTGTTATATCCATTCATATATAGTACAATTAATTGACATACCCCATAGATATATCTGTGGATTCATCTCCATCGTGATCGCTGATACGAGTActgtatataataatactagTAGATTTAGTATAAGATAACACTCTAAACGATATTAAATCAGTATTCTAGCATATACTGCGTGTTGACAAGATATTATGAAAGGGAAGGAGACTGCTTTCAAACACTATGAGATACCTTGATACTTGTCCCAAACCATATGATATTTCGCAGAGGTGTAGTTTTCTGATTATAAACAAACGCTATCAAATAGGTCACATTCCACTTTTCTGTCTCGTAATcagtattcaataataacagGAACAATTATACGATTCGGCGTATACTTCCACTGAAAGTACTAGCTAAGAAATCAATCAAAAAGATAGATTTTGCAGCTATATAGAGATGTCGCAATAAATGTCTCTCACCGAGCAAACCCCTTTACGGAATTAGTATCAAAGGCTAAGCTGCCAGTTAATGTTACTTATTAAAAGTATTGAATCATAAGGAGGTAAAGCGACATATAGAGATTAAGATGAAGACGTATCTTTTTTCTATACCAACCAAAAAGACGGATGAAACCAGTTGGGTTAAGCCGTTAAACAATTACTTATTGTCTATTTATGGAAATACCACCGAATACCAACTGGATTTGGAGaagtttgataaattaagaCAAGATATCAGGGGGGTTAACCCAGACAACACAGGTATAAAGTTATACTACAACTACTATAGtcaattagaattattggacTTGAGGTTCCCATTTTCTACGGTAAATAGACATAAGAAGGTCAACTTTTCGTGGTACGATGCATTCCAACCATCTGTTGTGCATAAGCAGACAGCATTGGCGTTTGAAAAAGCATGCGTTTTGTTCAATTTAGGGGCTTTATTATCCACGTATGCTGGTGCAAAATATGAAGAGGCACAACGTAATAGTTCTATTGCAGCAGCTGATGAGACTATCAAAGAGTCATTGCAGATTTTCCAGCAGACAGCTGGgatatatcaatttttaaaCGAGAACTTTTTGCATGCTCCATCAAATGATTTACACCAAGCTAGTGTCAAATTCCTTGTTAAGTTGATGTTGGCCCAGGCGCAAGAGGTGTTTGTGTTGAAGGTTATAAGTGGCGATTTAgaacaaaacaaaaattcTCTAATTGCTAAGTTATGCCAGGGTACTACGAATCACTATACAGAGTGCTTCAATATGGTGTGCAATATAAATAAGTCTGGAGGCGGAAGTTCGCACGATGACTTTGCAGTTACAGATACGAACGAAAGTGTAGATGATATACTTGGagacgatgacgatgatgatgatttaggTGACTATAATCCTGAAAAGAGTGGTGAACCACAAGTTACAGCAAGTATTGATTCAGCATGGGTTGCAACTATTCACTTCAAAGTTCAGTTCTACGAATCGTTGTCACATTACTTTCATGGATTGCAGTTAGAGaaaaataacaaatacGGAGATTCAATTGCTTACTTGACAAAGTcacaaaatattttgaacgAAATATCAAGCGCCACCTTGAAAGCAATTTCGAAATCGGGCTCGAACGATTCCTATGAGCTTTTAGATAACtacaaatatcaaaaagatGCTGTTGGAATCAAATTGACAGAGATgaataaagataatgattttatctATCATGACATCATTCCTTCACTAATCACATTACCCGAGATAAAGCCAATGGATGGTGTCAAAACTATTCCTATCAATAATAGTAAGCTTTTCAACGATTTAAACGAGTATAACTATAGCaacttctttaataatgttGTTCCAATCAATATTCATGAGTTATTGAGTTTCTATTCAGAAGAGAAATCTCAATTCTTGAGAAATGAACTTGATTTGGTTGACGTTTCAAACGAAGAGCTGGCATCcatattggaatatttgaaaatgcCAAAGTCATTAGTTAATCTCAAAGAAATTATGAATAGCAGCAAGCATGTTGATACCATGTCAACATCGCTGGAAACTAACATAGACCCAGGAGTTAGAAGTATTGTTAACGAAGTATCTTCGAAATATCAGACAGATATGTCCAACAAAGATCATATTTCTACTATTCggaaagaaatatataatactaTCACTGAAAGTGAATCTAACTTGTCGGGTAAATTTTCAGAATCACTAATCAAATACAAAGACGATTTAGTGAGGTTAAAAAAATCGTTGATTGATGCAAGTAACTCTGATAACAACTTATTTGGACTTATCAATAACGATAATTCCCACCTATACGCTATTTTAGGTAAAGGAGCTGATTCTCCGGAGTTCAAAATGCTTTTTAACGTTGATTCGCAGACTTCCAAGAAGCAATCAAATAATGTGGAGAATGAAATCAGCTTATTAGATATAGATGATTCACAGTTATCGAGTTCGGTGAATGCTACTGACTCAATCGACAGCAAAATCAAATCCATAGAAGATATTTTGCATGACTTGAATTcgatcaaaaataataaagcaaAGTTGGTGGACACGTTGAAGAAGGAAATACACAATGACGATATTTCTGATATTTTGATCTTAAATAGTAAGATCAAATCAACCAATGAAATAAAGACGGTGATCTTCCccgaagaattgaagaagtttgaTCCGTATGGAAAAGAACTAGACAACTTaattgaacaagaaaaaacattcattaatgaattgaagaacCAATGGGCCAATTTATCGGATGATCCAAAGGTCAAGGAGATCCAGTCATCGAAGCAATTCCAAAGCAATTTAATTAAACATCAAACCgacaaaattataaaattctaCAATCAAAACTGGAAGAAATACAGCTTGGGATTAAGCGCAGGGGTAGACTTCTACAACAAACTTTTGGCCTATGCTCGACTGCTCAAGCAAAACATCGCTACAGCAGTAAATGCACCTCCGCAATCGTC
The nucleotide sequence above comes from Debaryomyces hansenii CBS767 chromosome A complete sequence. Encoded proteins:
- a CDS encoding DEHA2D15466p (similar to uniprot|O95320 Homo sapiens U5 snRNP-specific 40 kDa protein), which gives rise to MSLVKRQKIDDGDRRALVQSRSLGARNGGGILYNEAVILEGHEGSVLSTRFSHNGDYIASGGLDKNILLWKLPYNEEEESPNYGEIKGHKSAVTSVRWLYDDITLASASADTTVGFWDGETGKRTKKCIGHELAVNDISVSKDSLALSASDDGSACLWDQRQKEATNKVTTEYPLLSCTFNNRGNTFYIGGIDPKIQAYDMRVMDKPIWTCEGQVDSITSIAINKDDSILLSRSVNGILRTYSAREFVPEGIPRMNPYIYDGAPSGNEYQLIRACFSTDNVSIASGSEDKTVTIWDYKSRKILNKISGHRGATLDIAYHPTERILASTSTDGSIIVREI
- a CDS encoding DEHA2D15510p (weakly similar to uniprot|P48582 Saccharomyces cerevisiae YPL084W BRO1 Cytoplasmic class E vacuolar protein sorting (VPS) factor that coordinates deubiquitination in the multivesicular body (MVB) pathway by recruiting Doa4p to endosomes), which codes for MKTYLFSIPTKKTDETSWVKPLNNYLLSIYGNTTEYQSDLEKFDKLRQDIRGVNPDNTGIKLYYNYYSQLELLDLRFPFSTVNRHKKVNFSWYDAFQPSVVHKQTALAFEKACVLFNLGALLSTYAGAKYEEAQRNSSIAAADETIKESLQIFQQTAGIYQFLNENFLHAPSNDLHQASVKFLVKLMLAQAQEVFVLKVISGDLEQNKNSLIAKLCQGTTNHYTECFNMVCNINKSGGGSSHDDFAVTDTNESVDDILGDDDDDDDLGDYNPEKSGEPQVTASIDSAWVATIHFKVQFYESLSHYFHGLQLEKNNKYGDSIAYLTKSQNILNEISSATLKAISKSGSNDSYELLDNYKYQKDAVGIKLTEMNKDNDFIYHDIIPSLITLPEIKPMDGVKTIPINNSKLFNDLNEYNYSNFFNNVVPINIHELLSFYSEEKSQFLRNELDLVDVSNEESASILEYLKMPKSLVNLKEIMNSSKHVDTMSTSSETNIDPGVRSIVNEVSSKYQTDMSNKDHISTIRKEIYNTITESESNLSGKFSESLIKYKDDLVRLKKSLIDASNSDNNLFGLINNDNSHLYAILGKGADSPEFKMLFNVDSQTSKKQSNNVENEISLLDIDDSQLSSSVNATDSIDSKIKSIEDILHDLNSIKNNKAKLVDTLKKEIHNDDISDILILNSKIKSTNEIKTVIFPEELKKFDPYGKELDNLIEQEKTFINELKNQWANLSDDPKVKEIQSSKQFQSNLIKHQTDKIIKFYNQNWKKYSLGLSAGVDFYNKLLAYARSLKQNIATAVNAPPQSSFNENFSNLNLGPQHSGPRAPPRPNQSYRPSYGDQSGTPQYNASHFSSNSPSLNHNLPPQYSQSSLHRSSTGGSFASHHSNESPGSYSRPPPALPPKRPSYSAQPTPHAPPQAPYTQFQPQASNYTDNSSSSANPTNLPQHPDSGTNDLIYNQPSTYQPNMYNFFSSN
- a CDS encoding DEHA2D15444p (similar to uniprot|Q12018 Saccharomyces cerevisiae YDL132W CDC53 Cullin structural protein of SCF complexes (which also contain Skp1p Cdc34p and an F-box protein) involved in ubiquitination) — translated: MSQSFPVASDLNATWSFIQPGLEFILGAQGDQGVTSKMYMNCYTAIYNYCVNKSRHGSANTPVSAVSGNNSYSLAGAEIYAKLDEYLVQFITSLKKDPSDSFLEFYVKRWTRFTIGAGYMNNVFDYMNRYWVQKERSDGRRDVFDVNTLSLLKWKSHLFNNNADRLIDEVLDQIEKQRNNEIVDTNYISTAIKSLVYLGIDIQDLKKPNLVVYIKHFEHKFLQKTAEYYSKESAKFLSQHNVVDYMKKCDTRLSEEVSRSNNYLDNHTKKFLLETLNTVLIKDHAQAMYDQFLRLLEQDEIDHIQIMYKLLARVPSTLQPLADTLEKYIKDEASKAIEEIKNPSEDIEDPSKQSADAKSSKRTTAGLVSPKAYIHTLISIYIKFNDIVTVAINKDPIFIKSLDNACRYFVNKNSIAIPTPKSNCKTPDLLARYADGFLKATSRESDIIGMTPDNLMIIFKFIDDKDAFEEHYRRLLAKRLINNNTKSDELEESIIQKLQEENSLEYTSKMTKMFQDMKSSEDLKVNVREELGQTDNQVKDFTPLILAQSMWPFKHSDDYKLKLAPELMPSFNKVQEIYNKKHTGRQLQWLWNHGKSEVKANLSRKGKPPFLFTVSNVQLMILLAFNKSNTFSFKELFDTVGVAKHTFEAHLLPFTKYKLIDQSPPGAELFNKDDTKFTIVEEYKSKKLRVNFVSSIKTEQKQEEENTNKEIDESRRNYLSACIVRIMKARKQMKHNELVNDVATQSLSRFRAKIIDIKRVIDYLIEKEYLRRIDNDTYEYLA
- a CDS encoding DEHA2D15488p (weakly similar to uniprot|Q7S0Q1 Neurospora crassa NCU07358 Hypothetical protein); its protein translation is MGQRFLYQKVIELSNDLKNLIPVGTLNFIDLPFNHSDLGGIKVIDNGNQNGKIGEEQNYGWNWLDIDFFVYICKEHVHPIVKYVQFLIDFRYVMATFKFVKLQIYPKSSSYTTICKVRLYCIPADIPGARFLTEWRLSKPKNLNLERKFSDIWFKLLEVLDYSNKGWNCIFSNHTLSKYISNGVLLIPTMPASHDTAYEIRNNLETNFHIDRWTSNRPFVGYSKRHSKVTEESFGTKVSQIYNNIVSPDLTEYENKQSNFKESNLLPNPEDVIIELLRKSKNGTHSINGVVSQLYPFQVTSVCIMLEKESIDRKALVPNFIQIMSPGSGIHYYFDMDSKSFYSKPELYSLPKGGILAENMGLGKTLICLSLICLTKCDISGIPQSYLLYSEDDNDEINTEASAKYNSRPIHSLKTLVDLCKECINQNSLPWKHYIDDIPTSVVNRLSSSPGYFRIPFENHDYDSTYSLRTRKTSTRHKSIDNYSSPEGRIYRTLYLCNTTLIIIPDNLFHQWNNELKKHVDPSFLDKLFVSNQFKKPMCSQNSTFVSELPDDPKALVKFDLILITHSLLAKQFGNPNKYDNPLDMVYWKRLIIDEGHSVQAKNSRTSLLCKSLHSERRWAVTGTPTSGLTRLHMDEEQTETSEKKSGNELKKNHYVVKSKFNEREDLIKLGTIVSNFLKIEPFHSQSKAWSNTIIKPLSLNSYGSTVSLSNLLNAIVVRHALKDIEQNLKLPSLHHEPVFLNPSYHNKIAINLFTAVLAVNAVSSERMDVDYMFHPSNRQQLRRLITNLQRATFHWTGFKQQDIETLIHICNLSLKKRKASGNSVYSDYDISLLKKSIEASKIALNNPRWRTIALLHEMNYYVSGLPDIFTKNFGTGVLEVADKNGKRDDISVFGAPHLNAIQEFFYKNRFMDMNNEEALRSKLELSSKPFWSSYWEDNMKRNSERFNKQDNNQDLNSNVKAEEIENAINVPNIVKNFTPGYESQTPVLSTPKSNNPHGRATDVSPKEKLVRQDGDGLKLTDEIKTNQSLDDHNMNYQSIKAARILGTASAKLSYLASRLLEHQQEKIKSLVFFEFEDSAYYLTELLEVLGIKYILYATFINPSQRTNNLAEFSNFPGGVTLIMDLRLASHGLTIISATRVYFINPVWQRSIEAQAIKRAHRIGQTKDVYVETLVLKGTLEEEIYRRRSVDEESVDFGREDTDKLQKRYVIDDTGMQEFILRHNFLEHEANEQEFATIVAPAINSNASITGDVENLNSEYSLLKHKDILKHTTGSYLLKEWNAYLFNEDNLALLSNIKNQKLNKNFAQSEFLRKFVDSNEQDTEMKTNYDKVQTHVDGPYRKKVRF